One segment of uncultured Tolumonas sp. DNA contains the following:
- a CDS encoding type II toxin-antitoxin system YhaV family toxin, which translates to MEVLVENGWELHACQIFIDKFEALISSVEKLAQDNPDSFYSHPQFKLLLALRDNCRKKVPKNPDDKQYRLGRTLSRPYSDWRRVKKNDLPPRYRLFFQFRSSVPKAIIYAWFNDDSTLRKDGAKTDVYSVFEKMLKKGNPPTSWNALLAIAKPYPNDTDG; encoded by the coding sequence ATGGAAGTCTTAGTTGAAAACGGATGGGAACTTCATGCGTGTCAGATTTTTATAGATAAATTTGAAGCCTTAATCTCATCTGTTGAGAAACTTGCACAAGATAATCCAGACAGTTTTTATTCTCATCCTCAATTTAAACTACTCCTTGCCCTTCGTGATAATTGCAGAAAAAAAGTCCCCAAAAACCCTGATGACAAGCAATACCGCTTAGGCCGAACTTTAAGTCGGCCTTATTCAGATTGGCGTAGAGTAAAAAAGAATGACCTCCCTCCAAGATATCGTTTATTTTTCCAATTTCGTAGTTCAGTACCCAAAGCTATTATCTACGCTTGGTTCAACGATGACTCAACATTAAGAAAAGATGGCGCAAAAACTGATGTCTATTCGGTTTTCGAAAAAATGCTTAAAAAGGGAAATCCGCCGACATCTTGGAACGCACTACTGGCTATTGCCAAGCCATACCCTAATGATACTGATGGATAA
- a CDS encoding carboxymuconolactone decarboxylase family protein: MEQRVNFFKANPETMKHMNSLEQRVVSSGFELSLIELVKLRVSQINGCAYCIDMHSAAARKLGESERRLSVLSVWKDTPFFTERERAALQWAELVTLISESHVTEERWNDISSYFTEAEIVDLTFIITTTNAWNRFAIAFRKLPN, translated from the coding sequence ATGGAACAGAGAGTTAATTTTTTTAAAGCAAACCCTGAAACCATGAAGCATATGAACTCTCTAGAGCAGAGGGTGGTTTCATCGGGATTTGAATTATCATTAATTGAATTGGTTAAGTTAAGAGTTTCTCAGATAAACGGTTGTGCGTATTGTATAGATATGCACTCAGCAGCGGCTCGTAAATTAGGAGAATCAGAACGACGGCTGTCAGTATTATCCGTCTGGAAAGATACGCCATTTTTCACTGAGCGCGAGCGCGCAGCTTTACAATGGGCTGAATTGGTCACTTTAATTTCTGAGTCTCACGTAACAGAAGAAAGATGGAATGATATAAGTAGCTATTTTACGGAAGCAGAAATTGTTGATTTAACATTTATCATTACCACAACAAATGCATGGAATCGGTTTGCAATCGCATTTAGGAAACTACCAAATTAA